A window from Pseudomonas moraviensis encodes these proteins:
- the rarD gene encoding EamA family transporter RarD, translated as MSKGIALSVSASVLFAVMYYYTSLLTPLSGVEIFGWRMLLTVPCMTLFMLVSGEWRRVVELIRLMAARPKLIAGLLVSSALLGVQLWLFMWAPLNGYSLDVSLGYFLLPLAMVLTGRITYGESLSYLQKIAVFFACLGVVNELYQVGGLSWATLVVVVGYPLYFVLRKYLKTDNLGGLWVDMTLMLPIAYWFVQGGEQGLGVFDQYPGLMWLIPLLGLISASALVVYIIASRLLPFSLFGLLSYVEPVLLLAVALLLGESIKPGEWLTYIPIWLAVVVLVFEGFKHLTRQRRS; from the coding sequence TTGTCTAAAGGTATCGCTTTATCAGTGTCAGCCTCGGTGCTGTTTGCCGTCATGTATTACTACACGTCGCTGCTTACGCCTCTGAGCGGTGTGGAAATTTTCGGCTGGCGGATGCTCCTGACCGTGCCGTGCATGACCTTGTTCATGCTGGTATCCGGGGAATGGCGTCGGGTAGTGGAGCTGATCCGGTTGATGGCGGCCAGGCCGAAACTGATCGCCGGGCTGCTTGTTTCGTCGGCGCTGCTTGGCGTGCAGCTATGGCTGTTCATGTGGGCGCCGCTCAATGGCTACAGCCTCGATGTATCGCTGGGTTATTTCCTGCTGCCACTGGCAATGGTGCTGACCGGGCGGATTACCTACGGCGAAAGCCTGTCTTACCTGCAAAAAATCGCAGTGTTCTTTGCCTGCCTCGGCGTGGTGAACGAGCTGTATCAGGTCGGTGGATTGTCCTGGGCGACGCTGGTCGTCGTGGTCGGCTATCCGCTGTACTTCGTCCTGCGCAAATACCTGAAGACCGACAATCTTGGCGGCCTGTGGGTCGACATGACCTTGATGCTGCCGATTGCTTACTGGTTTGTGCAGGGCGGCGAACAAGGTCTGGGAGTATTCGATCAGTATCCGGGCCTGATGTGGCTGATTCCGCTGCTCGGCCTGATCAGTGCTTCCGCGCTGGTGGTGTACATCATTGCCAGCCGCCTCCTGCCTTTCAGTCTGTTTGGCTTGTTGAGTTATGTTGAGCCGGTGTTGTTGCTTGCAGTGGCGTTGTTGCTGGGAGAAAGCATCAAGCCGGGCGAGTGGCTGACTTACATCCCGATCTGGCTGGCGGTGGTGGTACTGGTTTTCGAGGGCTTCAAGCATTTGACGCGCCAACGCCGCTCCTGA